In the genome of Lactuca sativa cultivar Salinas chromosome 3, Lsat_Salinas_v11, whole genome shotgun sequence, the window TATCAATTGGATGTTAATAATGCTTTTTTATATGGTGACTTGGTTGAAGATGTGTATATGACATTGCCTGAAGGATATCATACTAAAGATGATAGTAGAGTTTGTAAACTGGTTAAGTCTTTGTATGGTTTAAAACAAGCTCCACGAAAGTGGAATGAGAAACTTTGCTCATCTTTGTCAGTTGTTGGTTTTGTTCAAAGTGTAAATGATTATTCTTTATTTGTTCGTTCAAAAAATAACACCATTGTTATTTTGTtagtatatgtggatgatataatTTTAACAGGTAACAGTTGTGTAGAAATTGAAAATGTAAAATCATTTCTTAAGTCTCAGTTTAGAATTAAAGATCTAGGGTTGTTGAAATATTTTCTGGGAATTGAAGTTCTATCTACTAGTAATGGTGTATGTCTAAATCAAAGGAAATACTGTTTGGAGTTGTTGAATGAATTTGGTATACTGGGATGTAAACCTGTTAAAACTCCTTTGGAAGTTAATTTTGTGTTTAACAAAGATTGTGATGATAATACTGATCTTATAACTAATATAACAGAGTTCCAGAAACTCATAGGAAAACTGATTTATCTAACTGTTACTAGGCCTCATAGGAAAACTGATTTTCTGGTAAATAAATTTGTATAAAATGACAAGTTTGAGAGAGGGTGTTAAAAGGTTATATAATACAAACTTGTCATTTATATGAAAAATGGTCTTTATGTATTATTTATTCAATTGTTGAAGGGTGTTGTGGTATTTTCTGATATTGCAGGAGAGTTTACTTCGCGGGTTGTTTAATCCGGATCCAGGTTTGCTCCGGTGTAAAAAAAGTTGATTTCTCTTCATTTCCGTAGTTCAGACGATTGATTCACTCTCACACACAAAAGATAGCTCTCTCTAGTTTTAGGGTTTGTATTACAGCTTCAGTTTGTATTCTTTTGATCGTGTTCTTGCTGTTCATCAGAGAGCTGAGAGTTATTGTAGTGAGGATTTCTGTGTAATATGTATGATGAAAACCAACTGTTTCATATATAAATGAAATGTTGATGTTGGAAAATTATGAGTTTATGTTTtcgtacaatatatatatatatatatatatatatatatatatatatatatatatatatatatatatatatatatatatatatatatatatatatatatatatatatatatatatatatatatatatatatatatatatatatatatatcatttttatgTTAGTTCTTTGTTTTATAATCACATCTTACCCATTCCTCCTGTCGTTTAACCCCTTCAGAAGGCGCAACTTTCAGACGACGCAACAAGCTAAAACAAACTGTTGAAGCAAAAATAAAAATCTGGTGCGTTCATAAATTCTTCGAGTATTGCTTCTTATTCTTTTGTTGTTTGTGTAATGATTTTGACAAATGTATCTGGGATTATACAAGTTTATCAAACACGGCAAGGATATTGGTTTTGGACAGGAAACATGCCTATGAGGTGTTCGATGAAATGTCTGAGCCAATTAGCTTTTGAGATAGAAGCTGACTTTGTTTTACGGTTATTGGAAGATGAATAAGGTATCCATTAAAGCTATCAAAACTCCTAAATAAATTTGAAATATGATTGATTTCTTCATCAATACCTACTCTTTTCAGTTGGAATCATCAAATTGTTGTGTTGCTTATTTGTATAGTTCCAAAATCATACACTTTTCCACTTATTTGAAACCATTGTGATTACACAATAAACAAGATTAAAATAGTACAAAATTATAATTAATATGTGGGAAAATACATAAAAACCgctatattttggtaatttttatgGTTAACCCACCATATTTCGTTAATGGATTGAAGGGAGAAGGTTTTTTCTTCCACAGTTTCTTTTGTGATAGTTAAACTACTACTTGGGTTATGAATCTTGTCTTTCTTTTTGATTATTTGAAAGTTAAAATTGTTGTTTTGATTTAGATTAAAATAAGTTGGACTTTAGAATTTAAACAGTGTTGAAATTCTCATTTTGCTTTAGGGATTGTCAATTGTGCTAATTATGGTCATTCCAGCAATTGACGTGTACTTTGAACAATTCTTATCCCAACTACAAGTGTTTGAATTTGGACTTTTTATTGCTTATGATGAATAGTTGCAATTAGCACAGAGGAGTTGTCCAAGAAAAATTTCCACCCTGAACTTCAAGTGGTACCTGATTTACATCTCACATTACCAATTCCTGTGTTGTTTTTTGTTACTTTTTTGTTTCTATATGCATTTCGATTGCAAATGGTTGTGAATTTTAGATGAATACAGGTGTCAAGTGTTTTGGAAAAGATACTGTAACATTGGATCGGAGGTTTTTTTGGtctacaatttttttttctttttttttataatCTGTCCGTCTTTATTCGTTTTTCCTTTTTTGGTTTCGGCCGATAAGATGATATTGTTCCAGAAAATCACCTGTCAAAATTCTAAATTCCTAAATTACCCTTCTATATATTCCTCTAAAAGAGTtgttttgttaactttttttgCATTAATGAtcaagctttgtgataaaatttcAGCTTTTAGTGAGGCTATGTTACATACAATTGGCTACATATACACAAGACAAGCTGCAAGAGAACTTGGAAAAGATAAAAGTTATATGGAGGTCCAATTTATAGCCGAATGGGTAAGAGACAAAGAACACCAAATGAAGTCACAAGTTTCAGCCGCTTCAGGTCCAATCATTTAATTTAATTCCAtcattattattaaaaattaaaaaataaataacatttaaaTTTAATATAGTAAGTGTTTTTTCGTGTGTATACAGGTGATGTGTCTTTGATACAAATATAAGAAGACCCGAAGAAGTTGAACCATTCAGAAGGGAAAGAACAATAGATAATGAAAGCTGTTGAAGAGAAAAAAGATCAAATGGTTAGTTCCTTGTGGCAGATCAATGTTCTAGATATTGAAAAAAAGTGAGCATTTTTTGTGATTATGCAGGTTTGTGAATCCTTACTCAGAACCAGCCAaccagatgaagaagaagaagaggaacaaCAAAAACCGAGGAGAAAGTTATTGATGATGAAGAAAATGAtagttattttattttacttttataaattttatttttattatttttttcgtaAATATGTAGTAAATTTATTTTAGGagcttaaatgttttatactcattaccaaaaaaaaaacttatgtttTATTTGCTGTGACGTAATGGATCACAAAGGAATGAAATGAAATTCAACATCGAAAAAGGAATTGCATTTTCTGAAGAATGCACCATTCCATTCCTATGTGCTAAACAAAAAAGATAGTTTCATTATGATGTGATATTTCAACGGTAATTAATGGAAAATATGTGTCTTCATCTGTCCTTCATTTTGTTCATGTTCTTACAGTGGTAGTTAGGCGAGTCAACTCGGTGAATGGGTCACAAATGTCATTTTGACAAATGTGTAGATTTTATAGGTTTATTGGTTTATAGAAGATTCAACTTAACATCCCTTAGCAAACACTCGATGGCTTTCAACCTCCGCAAAGCGGGGAATCTTCACTAGTTTTTATTAAATCTCAATTTATCATTTTGATGTTAATGATACATTTGTTAACAGAAAAACctgaacaatatatatatatatatatatatatatatatatatatatatatatatatatatatatatatatatatatatatatatcaaaaaatacgAGCGCAAAGACTATGAGACCGGATCGACAAAGACCGACCGGTTCCAGTCTTAAAAAGATGACATAAAAAAAAGACTATACTGTAAAAAGACCGGCTCAAAAAACGTCCGAACTGATCCGAAAAAGGACCAAACCTCCGTAAAAAAAACAGATTTTTTCGAGAATGGTCAAGGACGATCAACACATAGATGTGCCCATGACCCGTTATTTAGCCTTTGGGATGGTATGCATGTCCATTGTCAAGTATGAGTGAAATCAACCTTTGTTtagtttttttccaaaaaaaaaaaaaataccaccAATTATGATTTAGGTATAATCTCAATCTTTAACAACACATTTGCTGTTTTTGTAAGCAAATCTTAATTGTATACATCTTGTTTCGTTCACGCTTTGTTAGAAACATGAGTTCCATGAGGTCGATGTACATGAAACCCACGTTATTATAAATACATCCGAATATCATTACAAACACCACACCAATCTTATGATTGGTTTGAATTCAATTATACAAGCTCAAAAACTATATAAAAATACCAATATTATGATTGGTTTTAATTCAATTATACAAGCtcaaaactatatatataatacttaCTATCTATAAACATACATTAAAAAAGAGTTGGTGCATCACAAGTCAAAACTCCTGGAGGTAAGGGTTTCAGTTTCAAGagaagaaaacttttccaaacttttcaCGATGATCATCAGCTATCGATCTCAAAGCATTGGGTTCCGCATCCGCCAGCATCTTCACAACCTCTCTCATGCTCGGCCTTAGATTTGGGAGCTTCGTTGTACAAAGCAAACCGATTCTCAACACCTGCATAATGTCGTCGTTTTTATCCGCTACTTCCTCTGTCTCGCCACCACAAATTAACCTGGTATCCACAAGTTTAAGGATGTTTTCGTGGTCGTTAAGGCTAGACAGCACCCAATAGACTATGTCTTTCCCTTCTCCATATTCCTCCTCTATTGCCCTTCTTCCAGTCACGAGTTCCAGCAACACCACTCCGAAACTGTACACATCGCTCTTTTCCGTCACTTTGAGTGTGTAAGCCAATTCTACAATAAAATACCAAAATGGTGAATATTAgctatatatataagtatttggAGTACTCTTAGATTGTCTctgaaaaaaataattaataattaggaGAGAAGATTTGATATAGAGTCTAATTAACATTGTATAACAtttggaaagaaaagaaaaactcaCCAGGAGCGATGTAACCATGTGTGCCCACAAAGCAATTGGAGTCCGACCCCAAGAGTTCCTGGTCAGCAACCCTGGCGACCCCAAAATCAGCAATCTTGGGCTCAAAATCTTTATCAAGCAAAATGTTGCTGGATTTGATATCTCGATGTATAATGGCTGGAGTACAATCATGGTGTAGGTAAGCAATCCCTTTTGCAGCCCCGAATGCAATCTTATACCTTTGAACCCAAACCAAGTTCTTCCCGACCCGACCCAACGCCTCGTATAGGTTCCCGTTGACCATATGTTCAAAAACCAAAAAGTTGGAACCCCCTTTAATCAAAGAGGCGTAAAGTTTTAATATATTCCTATGTCGGATCTTTCCAAGGATCCCGATTTCTGCTGTCATCACTTGTACCTTGTTTCCCTTCCAAATCTGCTTCACTGCAACCGTTAGCCCGGATTTTTTGGATTCGACCCGGTACACTTTTCCGGTACCTCCAACTCCAATCAAGTTTTCTTCATCCAAATCACACAGTTCGTCAGCATCAAACTCGATTTGATGGAAGTTTTCTAGTTTCCACTTTGGATTCCCCGATCCTTTCTCATCATCCAACCTGTTTTTGGCGTCAAGTTTTTCACGATGGATCTTATAATTTTTGTAACTTGCATACATCAACCCTCCTAGAAGTACGATCAGACCAAACAGTATCATACAGAACATAAGTAGTTTGCTTTTGTTGATTTCGCGAGGCTGATGTTTCTCGTCACAAATGTCCAATCCAAAATTGGGTCTCGGTTTCGCGGAATTGGAATTCGAATTTTCATCGACGCAGAGTGCTTTGTTTCCAGCGAAAGCATCATCTCCTGCCATGTTTAACAGATCGGAAGGAACTCTTCCTGACAAATGATTGAATGAAAAATCAATGGAGCTAAATCTTAAACGGTTGAGGTTGTCGGGGATTACGCCTGTTAGTAGGTTTCGTGACACGTTAAGAGCATTTAGCGATGAAATATGTGCCAAACTGTCGGGGATTTTTCCGGTGAGGAAATTCCATGCAAGATTTAAGTCGATTAGGTTTTCACATTGACCCAATTCGGCAGGAATTGAACCGGAAAAGAAGTTGGTCTCAAGATGCAAGTATGATAACTGCTTTACATTCTTGATTTCGGATGGGATTTGGCCGGAAAACTTGTTGTTAGACAAATCCAGCTTCTCAAGGCGAGTCAGTTTCCCGATTTCCGGTGGGATTGTACCTGAAAAATCGTTGTTATAAAGTAGCAATTGAGTCAAGCTGGTGGAAAATCCGACGGACGCCGAAATTTCTCCACTAAAATTGTTATCGCTCAGATCCACCAAATCTAGAGAAGGTAAACCCCACACTCCATCTGGGATTTTGCCAGATAATTGATTCTGATTGACTCTCAGCCTCACCAAAGATTTGCATTCAGCGTAATCTACAGGGAATTCGCCGGAAAAATCATTTCCAAGAGCTAACAACTTCTCCAGTTTACCAGAGCCACATAACAACTTCGGAAACTCGCCGGAGAATTTATTCTCAGATATGTCAATATTAACCAAAGGAGCAAGCTTTGCAAAATTTACGGGGAACTTTCCGGTGAAATTGTTCCGGTAGATGGAGAATCCTTTCAAATGTTGCATATCCCCGAATCCCGGAGGTAGTTCCCCAGAGAAATGATtcataaaacattgaaaaaccgtCAAATTCTTCATATTCCCGATTTCGGTAGGCAATTCGCCGTGCATCTGGTTCATGGAAACATCGAATTCTTGCAACAGGTTTAACTCGGCAAACTCCCGTGGAATTACTCCGGTaaattgattcccgaaaagctctaTTTTCCGGAGGTTTAGCAGCTTCGTGATTTCCACCGGAAAGTTGCCCGATATTTTGTTACTCGAAAGATCTAGTGTTTCCAATTCTTTCAGATCAAATATAGATTTTGGAATTACTCCAATTAACTGGATCCCGCCGAGATTAAGCAATCTTAAGTTCTTCAAATTCCCAATATTTTCCGGTATACCACCCTCTTCAAAGTTATTATCATTGAGGCTAAGTGCTGATAGTTCTGTCATACTTCCGACCCACGTGGGGAAATCTCCGGTGAAATAGTTATCGGAAACATCCAGAATCTCCAGCTTTTGAAGATTCGAAAGATCCGGTAAAACACCGGTAATATTATTTGCAGTCACATTCAAAACGCGGAGATCATTGCAGTTGACGAGGGCGGCCGGCAGCTCGCCGTGGATATAATTCGAAGGAATCACCAGAGATTTCAGGCTCTCAAGAGCCCCAAGCGCCGGTGAAATTTTTCCAGAGAGAGATTTGTAGTTCAACGAAATCTCCACCACCCGACCCGTTTGATTGTCACACGAAACCCCGTAAAATTGACACGGAGATTCCGTGATCTTCCATGAATCCAAGTAATTCAAAGGGTCTTTTAACTGCTTCTTGAAATCAAGTAGCGCATGGACTTCAACAGACAAAGAGGAGCAGAATACTGGCCGGAAAAAAATGCAGGCGAAGGAGAATACGAATAAGAAGAGCAAAACAGATGTAATTTGGCGGGATGAACGTAGTAGGGGCTGTTTTGACATTTTAGAGAATGTGCGAGGGTACTCCGGTCATTCTAGTGGAAGATGAGTGTCCATGTCCCTTATCAGCTGGCGACCTCCATTATTGGCCATGCAGGTTGCTCTGGTCTGGAAACAAATTCAATAATAGTGATGGGTgtcaatcatatatatatatatatatatatatatatatatatatatatatatatatatatatatatatatatatatatatatatatatatatatatatatatatatatatatatatatatatatatgaatgagttctatggaaaacaaatagcTATAATAGCATATgtcggaaccaataatcaaatgatacgtgtccatttctttattcACAAATAATATATTTGggaagttatttatgtagttacCCTAAATTGATATGCTGTTATGTTTTCATTGGTTTAAATATGTGTTGTATTAATCATTTATTTTCTATACAACTCttccgtgtgtatatatatatatatatatatatatatatatatatatatatatatatatatatatatatatatatatatatatatatatatatatatatatatcaaaggaGATGGTGACAATGAGAAATTGAACTATATCTACTTCATTTTTAACGTGATGTATTTGCGATGATAATTTCTTATTTTAATTTTTCTTGATGTgctttaataatataaaataataatatgcttttaatattgttGGAACCGATTATCGAAGTTttatatgtttagaatcatttgaGGTCATTATTCTTTCGTCGTAATTCATAACGTTACGTATATCAATTGTGTTTTTGTTTATTCgttcttttttaattttaaattcttcATAGCTATATTTAGAAAATATTAGTTGTATTGTAGCAATGGCGTTCTCTATTATTATAGAGATAGAATAGAATTGATTTTCTTCTTTAATATCAAGCCGATGATATATATGTCTATTTTGTTCTAGATATGTAAATGCATTtaattaatccccaaaagttaaTCATTGTTTGTAACCTTTTAAAAGTATTACTAACAATTTATAACctcttaaaaatataaataagataaaataattaaTACACTGTTGAAAactaaaatagttttcaaaattaaaaatcaatACACACAGTACAACTTAAATTGCAGAAGGTACCGAGTCACACTAAGACTCATTCATATAAATTTTTAAAACCACTACAAAAGATGAAGAATATTTAATTCAGGCAGTAAAATTAATCCAAAACACATGTACAGTAACTTGTGAATATGAGACACGACTGAGAGTCATGCTCTGTTTCATAT includes:
- the LOC111892901 gene encoding receptor protein-tyrosine kinase CEPR2, with the translated sequence MSKQPLLRSSRQITSVLLFLFVFSFACIFFRPVFCSSLSVEVHALLDFKKQLKDPLNYLDSWKITESPCQFYGVSCDNQTGRVVEISLNYKSLSGKISPALGALESLKSLVIPSNYIHGELPAALVNCNDLRVLNVTANNITGVLPDLSNLQKLEILDVSDNYFTGDFPTWVGSMTELSALSLNDNNFEEGGIPENIGNLKNLRLLNLGGIQLIGVIPKSIFDLKELETLDLSSNKISGNFPVEITKLLNLRKIELFGNQFTGVIPREFAELNLLQEFDVSMNQMHGELPTEIGNMKNLTVFQCFMNHFSGELPPGFGDMQHLKGFSIYRNNFTGKFPVNFAKLAPLVNIDISENKFSGEFPKLLCGSGKLEKLLALGNDFSGEFPVDYAECKSLVRLRVNQNQLSGKIPDGVWGLPSLDLVDLSDNNFSGEISASVGFSTSLTQLLLYNNDFSGTIPPEIGKLTRLEKLDLSNNKFSGQIPSEIKNVKQLSYLHLETNFFSGSIPAELGQCENLIDLNLAWNFLTGKIPDSLAHISSLNALNVSRNLLTGVIPDNLNRLRFSSIDFSFNHLSGRVPSDLLNMAGDDAFAGNKALCVDENSNSNSAKPRPNFGLDICDEKHQPREINKSKLLMFCMILFGLIVLLGGLMYASYKNYKIHREKLDAKNRLDDEKGSGNPKWKLENFHQIEFDADELCDLDEENLIGVGGTGKVYRVESKKSGLTVAVKQIWKGNKVQVMTAEIGILGKIRHRNILKLYASLIKGGSNFLVFEHMVNGNLYEALGRVGKNLVWVQRYKIAFGAAKGIAYLHHDCTPAIIHRDIKSSNILLDKDFEPKIADFGVARVADQELLGSDSNCFVGTHGYIAPELAYTLKVTEKSDVYSFGVVLLELVTGRRAIEEEYGEGKDIVYWVLSSLNDHENILKLVDTRLICGGETEEVADKNDDIMQVLRIGLLCTTKLPNLRPSMREVVKMLADAEPNALRSIADDHREKFGKVFFS